CTCGACGACATCGCGGTGCTGCTCGGGGTGCACGGCCAGTCCAGCGACTGGCGGGACACGGTCGCCGCCCGGATCGAGGAGATCCGGGAGCAGGTGACGCGGCTGCTCGACGCGCAGGCGTACCTGCAGCACCTCGTGCGGTGCCAGCACGACGGCCCGCTGGACGAGTGTCCGCACTTCCGCGCCGGGATCGAGCTGCCGGTCGCGAAGGCGGCCAGGTAGCCGGACCCGAGCACCCCAATGTGGCATTGGGTGCATGCGACGCACCCAATGTGGCGTTCGGTGCGTCTGACGCACCCAATGTGGCATTGGGGCGATGTGGGCCTGTGGGTGTGGCACCGGATTTTCCAGAGTGGCACCACGGGTTGACCTGGGGTTTTGTGGTGATGGGTGCCATGGTGGTGCCAAACTGAGCCAAGGTGGCTTGCGGTGGTGCCAACCGTGTGCCATAGTGGTGCCATGGACTTGACCACGTACGTAAGCAACCTCGGGCGGGAATTCGCGACGCTGGCCGAGGCCGGGGGCGAAGAGGGACGCGCGCTGGTCGAGCGGCTCACCGGATCGCTCGAATCGGCGATCCGGATGACCCTCCTGGACACCCTGTCCGGTGCCGTCGACGAGATCACCCGGGACCTCGCGCCCGGGTCGGTCGAACTGCGCCTGCGCGGCCGCGACCCGAACTTCGTCGTGACCGTGCCGCCCGCCGAACCCGCTCCGTCCGCCGCGCCCGCGGCCGAACCGGCTCCGGAGGCCGAACCGCTGTTCTCCGAGGACGGTCCGTCCGCGCGGATCAACGTGCGGCTGCCCGAACAGCTCAAGGCCGCGGTCGAGGAGGCCGCCGCCAAGGAGGGCCGTTCGGTCAACGCCTGGCTCGTCCGGGCGGCCACCGCGGCACTGCAGCAGCGGCCCGAACGCGAAGCGCGGTTCGAATCGACCGGCGGCACCTTTTCCAAGCAGAGTTTCACCGGCTGGGTCCGGTAATTCCGTAATTCGCTAACGCTTTTCCTCCGTCGCCGACCTGCGGAGACGGCACACCGAATACCGAAGTGGGGACAACCATGCCTAAATTCGACACTCCCGACCCGATTTCCGTCACCCTCGACCTCGGCGTCGGCCAGGTGCGATTCGCCGCCGGCGACCGCGCCGACACGGTCGTCGACGTCCGGCCGACCGACGAGACGGACTCGTCCGACGTCAAGACCGCGGAGCAGGTCCGCGTCGACTACAGCAACGGCACGCTGCACATCACCGGCCCGAAACTGCGGGCGTTCGACTTCTCCCGCAAGACCCGCTCGGTCGACGTGACGGTCGAACTGCCCGCCGGTTCGCGGGTCGCCGCCGAGGTGCAGGCGGGGGCGTTCCACAGCACCGGGCAACTCGGGCAGTCGCGGTTCAAGACCGCCGCCGGGAACGTCAGCCTCGACCGCACCGGTCCGCTGCGCGTCGACACCTCGGTCGGTCACGTCACGGTCGAGGGGATCGGCGGCGAGGCGGAAATCTCCACCTCGTCAGGCAAGGTCCGGCTCGGTCCGGTCGACGGGGCCGTGACGGTCAAGAACTCCAACGGCGACACCACGATCGAGTCCGCGTCCGGGGACGTCCGGGTGCGCTCGGCCAACGGCGACATCACCGTCGGACACGCCGGCGCGGGCGTCGACGCGAAGACGTCCAACGGGGCGATCCGGCTCGGCGAGATCGTCCGCGGTTCGGTCCTGCTCGAGAGCGCGATCGGCGACCTGCGGATCGGCATCGCCGAGGGCACCGCGGCCTGGCTCGACGTGAAGACCAACTTCGGCCACGTGCGCAACCAGCTCGAGACGTCGACCGGCGCCGGGGAGTCCAAGGAGACCGTCGAGGTCCGCGGGCACACCGCGTTCGGCGAAATCGTCATCCACCGTTCCTGACCAGAGTTTCGGAGAAACCTATGTCCAGCAATCATTCCCGGCCGGCGATCGCCGCGACCGGACTGCGCAAATCCTTCGGCGACCACGTCGTGCTCGACGGCATCGATCTCGCGGTCGCCCGCGGCACGGTCTTCTCGCTGCTCGGCGCGAACGGCGCGGGCAAGACCACCACGGTAAAGATTCTGTCCACTTTGATCAATGCCGACGGCGGCGCGGCGCAGGTCGCCGGGTACGACGTGGCCGCGGAAGCGGACGGCGTGCGGGCCTCGATCGGGGTCACCGGGCAGTTCTCCGCCGTCGACAATCTGCTGACCGGCGAGGAAAACCTGCTGCTGATGGCGGATCTGCACCACCTCGACCGGACCGCGCGGCGGCAGCGCACGGCCGAGCTGCTCGAACAGTTCGATCTCGTCGACGCGGCCAAGAAGCCGGTGTCGACGTACTCCGGCGGCATGCGGCGCCGGCTCGACCTGGCGCTGACCTTGGTCGGCAGCCCGCAGGTGATCTTCCTCGACGAGCCGACCACCGGCCTCGACCCGCGCAGCCGCCGGGCGATGTGGGAGATCGTGCGCAAGCTGGTGGCCAGCGGGGTCACGATTTTCCTTACCACGCAATACCTCGAAGAGGCCGACGAACTGGCCGACCGGATCGCCGTCCTCGACCACGGGCGGATCGTCGCCGAGGGCACCG
The nucleotide sequence above comes from Amycolatopsis sp. AA4. Encoded proteins:
- a CDS encoding MerR family transcriptional regulator; this translates as MDLYSVGEVSARFGVPVSTLHYWESCGLIEPRRRSGWRVYDQDQLYRIALIRTWRETGRLSLDDIAVLLGVHGQSSDWRDTVAARIEEIREQVTRLLDAQAYLQHLVRCQHDGPLDECPHFRAGIELPVAKAAR
- a CDS encoding YlcI/YnfO family protein — encoded protein: MDLTTYVSNLGREFATLAEAGGEEGRALVERLTGSLESAIRMTLLDTLSGAVDEITRDLAPGSVELRLRGRDPNFVVTVPPAEPAPSAAPAAEPAPEAEPLFSEDGPSARINVRLPEQLKAAVEEAAAKEGRSVNAWLVRAATAALQQRPEREARFESTGGTFSKQSFTGWVR
- a CDS encoding DUF4097 family beta strand repeat-containing protein, which gives rise to MPKFDTPDPISVTLDLGVGQVRFAAGDRADTVVDVRPTDETDSSDVKTAEQVRVDYSNGTLHITGPKLRAFDFSRKTRSVDVTVELPAGSRVAAEVQAGAFHSTGQLGQSRFKTAAGNVSLDRTGPLRVDTSVGHVTVEGIGGEAEISTSSGKVRLGPVDGAVTVKNSNGDTTIESASGDVRVRSANGDITVGHAGAGVDAKTSNGAIRLGEIVRGSVLLESAIGDLRIGIAEGTAAWLDVKTNFGHVRNQLETSTGAGESKETVEVRGHTAFGEIVIHRS
- a CDS encoding daunorubicin resistance protein DrrA family ABC transporter ATP-binding protein — its product is MSSNHSRPAIAATGLRKSFGDHVVLDGIDLAVARGTVFSLLGANGAGKTTTVKILSTLINADGGAAQVAGYDVAAEADGVRASIGVTGQFSAVDNLLTGEENLLLMADLHHLDRTARRQRTAELLEQFDLVDAAKKPVSTYSGGMRRRLDLALTLVGSPQVIFLDEPTTGLDPRSRRAMWEIVRKLVASGVTIFLTTQYLEEADELADRIAVLDHGRIVAEGTAEELKRQIPGGHVQLRFAEEGDLGHAQRALSEASRQNDALVLRVPSDGSLQSLKALIDRLDALSVKVDELSVHTPDLDDVFLALTGNPTEEKVTSR